A genomic region of bacterium contains the following coding sequences:
- a CDS encoding YceI family protein, with product SSLIVHTDVSGLFKKFGRQLEIEVREFSGEIRFDPNSAKDSSLKFEAKTHSLALKTRATDQDRENIEIRMHEKMLQTEQYPDIRYESEKVRIWKVGERQYDVEVLGRLNLHGQTNFLPLKAQLHLKEGKIHVSGTTSLKQSDYKIKPYSYQGGALKVADEVKLSFDIVAAR from the coding sequence AGCTCCTTGATCGTCCATACCGACGTCAGCGGTCTCTTCAAGAAATTCGGCCGCCAGCTCGAGATCGAGGTCCGGGAGTTTTCGGGCGAGATTCGCTTCGATCCCAATTCGGCCAAGGACTCCTCGCTGAAGTTCGAGGCCAAGACCCATTCGCTGGCTCTCAAGACCCGAGCCACCGACCAGGATCGGGAAAACATCGAAATCCGAATGCACGAGAAAATGCTCCAGACCGAGCAATATCCCGACATCCGCTATGAGAGCGAGAAGGTCAGGATTTGGAAAGTCGGCGAGCGCCAATACGACGTCGAGGTCTTGGGACGGCTCAATCTTCATGGCCAGACCAACTTCCTGCCCCTGAAGGCCCAGCTGCATTTGAAGGAAGGAAAGATCCACGTCAGCGGGACGACTTCGCTCAAGCAATCCGATTACAAGATCAAGCCTTACTCCTACCAAGGCGGGGCCCTCAAAGTTGCCGACGAAGTGAAATTGTCCTTTGACATTGTCGCGGCGCGCTGA